A single region of the Globicephala melas chromosome 12, mGloMel1.2, whole genome shotgun sequence genome encodes:
- the LOC115854337 gene encoding pre-mRNA-splicing regulator WTAP-like: MARDELILRWKQYEAYVQALEGKYTDLNSNDVTGLRESEEKLKQQQQESARRENILVMRLATKEQEMQEWTTQIQYLKQVQQPSVAQLRSTMVDPAINLFFLKMKGELEQTKDKLEQAQNELSAWKFTPDRGLMASDYSEEVATSEKFPFWDM; the protein is encoded by the exons ATGGCACGAGATGAATTAATTCTCAGGTGGAAACAATATGAAGCATATGTACAAGCTTTGGAGGGCAAGTACACAGATCTTAACTCTAATGATGTAACTGGCTTAAGGGAATCTGAAGAAAAACTAAAGCAACAACAGCAAGAGTCTGCACGCAGGGAAAACATTCTTGTAATGCGACTAGCAACCAAGGAGCAAGAGATGCAGGAGTGGACTACTCAAATCCAGTACCTCAAGCAAGTCCAGCAGCCTAGCGTTGCCCAACTGAGATCAACAATGGTAGACCCAGCGATCAACTTgtttttcctaaaaatgaaagGTGAACTGGAACAGACTAAAGACAAACTGGAACAAGCCCAAAATGAACTGAGTGCCTGGAAGTTTACGCCTGATAG AGGCCTGATGGCGTCGGACTATTCCGAAGAAGTGGCCACCTCCGAAAAATTCCCCTTCTGGGACATGTAG